The DNA window GAATGGGGAGGTGATTGCTGTGAAGAAGCTTGAGAGAACATCAGGTATTCATGCCAGACGGTTTCAGAACGAGGCTGAGAATCTCGTGGAGTTGGAGCACAAGAATATAGTGAAGCTGATTGGTTCTTGCTGCCAAGCTGAAACGCAAGTAGTTCAGCATAATGGGAAACATGTTTTCATAGACGTGGAGGAGAAGTTACTCTGCTATGAATATCTCTCCAATGGAAGTCTTGACAACTATATTTACGGTAATGCAATCCACTCCATAGCTATACATCTTGCTTTGGCAATGAAGCCCACACCACCTAAATGTCAGCACCACTGTATTATATGAATACTTACATCCAGATATGCATATTGTTTCTAAAGCAACCTTTTCCTAATTTATATTCAGATGAATCAAATGGAATCGATTGGCCCACGCGCttcaaaataataattggtatTTGCAATGGTTTACATTTTCTACACAAGGAGCGGAATGAAGCtattattcatatgaatcttaAACCAAGTAATATACTGTTGGGTGACGATATGGTGCCAAAAATTGCTGATTTTGGGTTGTCAAGGCTCTTTGGTCAAGAACAAACCCGAGTTATCACAAAAAATGTTGTTGGATGGATGTAAGATAAATTCAAACCAcctaatttcatatttttgcatCTTTGCCTTCAACTGTTACATTTGCATTGGTCCCATATATAATGTGTCACACCTTGTTTATTAATGCCACTCAGAGGATATATTGCCCCAGAATATTATTATAGAGGTGAAATATCAGAGAAGTCAGACATATTCAGTTTGGGTGTTCTTATTCTTGAGATAGTAACAGGATTGAAAAATGACTCCAGTTCTCAAGACATTTCTTCCAGGATTCTTATCGATAATGTAAGATAAATGTATTAACAAACTGAAGCTCAATAATCTTTCTTCATTACGAAAGACCGTGATGTTTCCTTTGTTCATGCTTTCATTCAATTTATGATATATAATTCTGTAGGTACATAAAAATTggttaaaaacatcacaaatATCATCCAAGTACCCATCACTAGAAGCAGATGGCCTCCTACAGGCAAAAAGATGCATTGAAATTGGGCTAAACTGTGTGGACACTAATCCAAAGAAACGACCTGCAATAGGTGAAATTATTGTAAAACTCACAGATCAAGGAACAGGTCAGGAAACCTTTTATTTGTCTATTAGTTgtaatatagttttttcttaatctaGATGTTTCCAAAGCCTGTAAAAACAGtgctattttatttaagaGAAGTTTCATTCAAGCAGATATTAGTGACGAAGCCATTATACGTGAACAAATGGAGAAAAGGCGACTAATTGTAAGTACACTGACAAGAAACCCAAAATTAGACTTTTTGGAAAAGATCACGAACAATTTCTCCCGTGAGCAAGAGATTGGTAGAGGTTCTTTTGGGGTGGTTTACAAGGTATGTTTGGCTTATAATTTCcttctttattgcaaaaatcaTTGATTTCATCAATATATTTGAGTACACTAACAGCAGAAATTATGCAGGGAGTACTTCCAAATGGGGAAGTAGTTGCTGTAAAGAAGCTTCTCGACAGTGTGGCTGAAATTAATCAAGACAAACAGTTTCAGAGTGAGGCTGGTATTCTTATTGATCTCAACCACACAAATATAGTTAAGTTAATTGGGTACTGTTATGAAACACGGAAGGATGTGGTGGAGAAAGATCgaaaatttttctttatcGAAACCTCGAAAAAGTTACTGTGCTACGAGTATTTGCCTAGAGGAAGTCTCGACAGGTATATTTATGGTATGATCCTTTGTACAAGCCCATCTTCAACTCCTTTGTGAATTAGCTGAATGTTAAAGCTCCCACTTTATTTATCAACTTCTGCATCAAAGGAAGTGCTACTTATCTAAACAATAAGTTAAAACAGATTGTAGAAACCGAAATGAACAGTAAGCACTGATAgttctagtatttttttaaggacatACTTGTTTGAAATGACCTCGTTTTGTTCATTTCCACAGGTGAATCTAGTGAACTAAACTGGGACATGcgtttcaaaattattaaagggatATGTCAGGGTTTAATGTTCTTGCATGAGTTGAAAAGACCAATTATTCATCTAGATCTCAAACCTGGCAATGTACTGTTGGATGATAACATGATGCCAAAAATCGCAGATTTTGGCCTATCAAGGCTCTTAGGTGAAGACAAAACACGAACTCGTACTTTAACGGTTGTCGGGTCCAGGTAAGCTCATTCCTTATTATGactttcatattttctttaatgAAGGTATACTGTTTCCATTTGCACATTCTCCTATAATGCTTAAAAGATTACTGTTTGTATAATTCAGAGGATACATAGCACCAGAATATTGCTACAGTGGTGAAATCTCAACCAAATCAGACATATTCAGTTTGGGAGTTCTAATAATTGAGATAGTAACAGGATTAAAAGTCGATTCAAGTAGCCAAGACATTTCTTCACAGGAGTTCATCGGAAATGTAAGATAATATCTTTGTCTATTTGAATATCAagaaccttttgtttttcaaactgaCCATTGTCTTTGCTTAAATCCTACTCAAGCCCACTACGGGTTGCGAGCAATTAACAAGTTTCCTTACAAAAAAAGCAACTATTGAATTGTCAATCATATTCTTATTTCAATCTCATTAAAATGTTGCAGGTACGTAAAAATTGGTCGAAAATGCCGCATATAGCTTCCAACTACCGATTATTGGATGCAAACTGCTTACAACAAGTAAAAAGGTGCATC is part of the Oryza brachyantha chromosome 11, ObraRS2, whole genome shotgun sequence genome and encodes:
- the LOC102703158 gene encoding tyrosine-protein kinase JAK2-like isoform X1 codes for the protein MKGESSTQNRAENKSQHRSTLPKNPPLKFFKDITDNFSGEREIGRGAFGVVYKGVLENGEVIAVKKLERTSGIHARRFQNEAENLVELEHKNIVKLIGSCCQAETQVVQHNGKHVFIDVEEKLLCYEYLSNGSLDNYIYDESNGIDWPTRFKIIIGICNGLHFLHKERNEAIIHMNLKPSNILLGDDMVPKIADFGLSRLFGQEQTRVITKNVVGWIGYIAPEYYYRGEISEKSDIFSLGVLILEIVTGLKNDSSSQDISSRILIDNVHKNWLKTSQISSKYPSLEADGLLQAKRCIEIGLNCVDTNPKKRPAIGEIIVKLTDQGTDISDEAIIREQMEKRRLIVSTLTRNPKLDFLEKITNNFSREQEIGRGSFGVVYKGVLPNGEVVAVKKLLDSVAEINQDKQFQSEAGILIDLNHTNIVKLIGYCYETRKDVVEKDRKFFFIETSKKLLCYEYLPRGSLDRYIYGESSELNWDMRFKIIKGICQGLMFLHELKRPIIHLDLKPGNVLLDDNMMPKIADFGLSRLLGEDKTRTRTLTVVGSRGYIAPEYCYSGEISTKSDIFSLGVLIIEIVTGLKVDSSSQDISSQEFIGNVRKNWSKMPHIASNYRLLDANCLQQVKRCIDIALSCVEKNPKDRPSIGEIVDRLNCKKGQTII
- the LOC102703158 gene encoding putative receptor-like protein kinase At4g00960 isoform X2 gives rise to the protein MKGESSTQNRAENKSQHRSTLPKNPPLKFFKDITDNFSGEREIGRGAFGVVYKGVLENGEVIAVKKLERTSGIHARRFQNEAENLVELEHKNIVKLIGSCCQAETQVVQHNGKHVFIDVEEKLLCYEYLSNGSLDNYIYDESNGIDWPTRFKIIIGICNGLHFLHKERNEAIIHMNLKPSNILLGDDMVPKIADFGLSRLFGQEQTRVITKNVVGWIGYIAPEYYYRGEISEKSDIFSLGVLILEIVTGLKNDSSSQDISSRILIDNVHKNWLKTSQISSKYPSLEADGLLQAKRCIEIGLNCVDTNPKKRPAIGEIIVKLTDQGTDISDEAIIREQMEKRRLIVSTLTRNPKLDFLEKITNNFSREQEIGRGSFGVVYKGVLPNGEVVAVKKLLDSVAEINQDKQFQSEAGILIDLNHTNIVKLIGYCYETRKDVVEKDRKFFFIETSKKLLCYEYLPRGSLDR